Proteins from a single region of Urocitellus parryii isolate mUroPar1 chromosome 4, mUroPar1.hap1, whole genome shotgun sequence:
- the LOC144254416 gene encoding olfactory receptor 5P4-like: protein METGNYTMVTEFIILGLTEDPTLCSIFFVVFLGIYVITILGNTSIIVLIRRSPQLHTPMYLFLSHLAFVDIGYSTSVTPVMIVSFLRERTTIPVAGCIAQLGSDVIFGTAECFLLAAMTYDRYVAICSPLLYSTHMSPTVCIILLVASYLGGIMNASSFTSCLLSLTFCGPNTINHFFCDLPPLVKLSCTHIYIAEISPAISAGSIIVITLFTISVSYLYILHSILRMHSTEGRHKAFSTCTSHLTAVTLFYGTVTFVYVIPKSSHSPDHIKVVSVFYTVVIPMLNPLIYSLRLNKEVKEAMKKLMVKTHP from the coding sequence ATGGAGACTGGAAATTATACAATGGTGACAGAGTTTATCATTTTGGGGTTAACAGAAGATCCTACACTTTGTTCCATCTTCTTTGTGGTCTTCCTAGGGATCTATGTTATTACTATATTGGGCAATACAAGCATAATCGTGTTAATTCGAAGAAGCCCTCAGCTTCACACCCCAATGTACCTCTTCCTCAGCCATTTGGCCTTTGTGGACATTGGGTACTCCACGTCAGTCACACCTGTCATGATTGTCAGTTTCCTGAGGGAGAGAACTACCATTCCTGTTGCTGGCTGCATAGCCCAGCTTGGCTCTGATGTCATTTTTGGGACAGCTGAGTGCTTCCTGTTGGCTGCCATGACCTacgaccgctatgtggccatctgctcACCCCTGCTCTACTCCACCCACATGTCTCCCACTGTCTGCATCATTTTACTGGTGGCTTCCTATCTGGGTGGAATCATGAATGCTTCATCATTTACCAGCTGTTTATTGAGCCTGACTTTCTGTGGGCCAAATACAATCAACCATTTCTTCTGTGACCTCCCACCACTAGTAAAGCTTTCTTGCACCCATATTTACATTGCTGAAATATCTCCCGCCATCTCAGCTGGGTCAATCATTGTAATCACACTGTTCACCATCAGTGTTTCATACCTGTATATTCTCCACTCCATCCTGAGGATGCACTCTACTGAGGGAAGGCACAAGGCCTTCTCTACGTGCACCtctcatctcactgcagtcactTTGTTTTATGGGACAGTCACATTTGTTTATGTTATACCCAAGTCAAGTCATTCACCCGACCATATTAAAGTAGTGTCAGTGTTCTATACAGTTGTGATCCCCATGTTGAACCCCCTGATCTACAGTCTGAGGTTAAATAAGGAGGTAAAAGAGGCCATGAAGAAATTGATGGTAAAAACACATCCCTAA